The proteins below come from a single Aegilops tauschii subsp. strangulata cultivar AL8/78 chromosome 6, Aet v6.0, whole genome shotgun sequence genomic window:
- the LOC141025414 gene encoding uncharacterized protein, which translates to MELKNEATGLGWDDAKRTVDCSKEWWDEHIKRCQESTGKKCNHMKFKKQGPKHLEDLHIIFDKVHVTGASASCARDISSDESSDDIAVPFEKPDGSAEMKLASSKKPKPSKKHKQPSNANEEKEEKSPFLRLYKKTCEKIERGVEKITSSVEASSAPLTNHVPTISEVMKMVKECGVKEKTALMHTTLTLIVKPEFREIFNVLETKEGRFDFLEREHEKEMLKHV; encoded by the exons ATGGAGTTGAAAAATGAAGCAACTGGGCTTGGATGGGATGATGCGAAGAGAACCGTTGATTGCTCTAAAGAATGGTGGGATGAACATATCAAG AGATGCCAAGAGAGTACAGGAAAGAAATGCAATCATATGAAGTTCAAAAAACAGGGACCAAAGCAccttgaagatttgcacatcATATTTGACAAAGTACATGTTACTGGGGCTAGTGCTTCTTGTGCTAGAGATATATCTTCTGATGAATCAAGTGATGATATTGCGGTTCCTTTCGAAAAGCCCGATGGTAGTGCTGAAATGAAGTTGGCATCTTCGAAGAAaccaaaaccaagcaagaagcACAAGCAACCTTCTAACGCAAATGAGGAGAAAGAAGAGAAGAGTCCATTCTTACGATTGTACAAGAAGACATGCGAGAAAATAGAACGTGGAGTGGAGAAGATAACTTCAAGTGTTGAAGCATCATCCGCTCCTCTCACAAACCATGTTCCCACCATTTCAGAAGTAATGAAGATGGTCAAAGAATGTGGTGTGAAGGAAAAAACTGCTCTCATGCACACAACCCTCACTCTTATAGTGAAGCCCGAGTTTAGGGAAATCTTCAATGTTCTTGAAACAAAAGAAGGGAGGTTTGATTTTTTGGAGAGGGAGCATGAGAAGGAGATGTTGAAGCACGTGTAG